Proteins encoded by one window of Streptacidiphilus sp. PB12-B1b:
- a CDS encoding LamB/YcsF family protein, protein MEHGPVDLNADLGEGFGRWQLTDDQALLSVVTSANVACGFHAGDPSTMRRVCELAVERGVRIGAQVSYRDLAGFGRRAMDVPRAELADEIAYQLGALDLFARAAGGRVAYLKPHGALYNRVVSDEQQAGAVVDALLAYARADGRSLPVLGLPGSALLRAAAAAGLPVVGEAFADRGYTPVGTLVPRTEPGAVLHEPQTVVDRAVGMARDGAVTAADGSRIAVRARSLCLHGDTPGAAALAGRVRAALEQAGVRVEAFA, encoded by the coding sequence GTGGAACACGGACCAGTCGATCTCAACGCGGATCTGGGCGAGGGCTTCGGCCGGTGGCAGCTCACCGACGACCAGGCCCTGCTCTCCGTCGTCACCAGCGCCAACGTGGCCTGCGGCTTCCACGCGGGCGACCCCTCGACCATGCGGCGGGTGTGCGAGCTGGCCGTGGAGCGCGGGGTCCGGATCGGCGCGCAGGTCTCCTACCGGGACCTGGCGGGGTTCGGCCGGCGCGCCATGGACGTCCCGCGCGCCGAGCTGGCCGACGAGATCGCCTACCAGCTGGGCGCGTTGGACCTGTTCGCCCGGGCGGCCGGGGGGCGGGTCGCGTACCTCAAGCCGCACGGCGCGCTGTACAACCGGGTGGTCTCCGACGAGCAGCAGGCCGGCGCGGTCGTGGACGCGCTGCTGGCCTACGCCCGGGCCGACGGCCGGTCGCTGCCGGTGCTCGGCCTGCCCGGCTCGGCGCTGCTGCGGGCCGCCGCCGCGGCCGGACTGCCGGTGGTCGGCGAGGCGTTCGCCGACCGCGGCTACACCCCGGTCGGGACGCTGGTGCCGCGCACCGAGCCGGGCGCGGTGCTGCACGAGCCGCAGACCGTGGTCGACCGCGCGGTGGGCATGGCCAGGGACGGCGCGGTGACGGCCGCCGACGGCAGCCGGATCGCGGTACGCGCACGGTCGCTGTGCCTGCACGGCGACACCCCGGGCGCGGCCGCACTGGCGGGCCGGGTGCGCGCGGCGCTGGAGCAGGCCGGGGTACGGGTGGAGGCGTTCGCATGA
- a CDS encoding allophanate hydrolase subunit 1: MKAHRVGRSALLLELADDSEVASLLDELTRRQEAGELGAVQEVVPAARTVLLDGVSEPDSLLRQLADWRPTAAPAADGPLVQVPTVYDGADLAEVAARWGVDSAEAARLHSGFEYRVAFCGFAPGFAYLTGLPERLSVPRRSTPRTRVPAGSVALAGAYTGVYPGESPGGWQLLGRTELPLWDPGRDPAALLTPGTRVRFTEAA; encoded by the coding sequence ATGAAAGCCCACCGGGTCGGCCGCTCCGCACTGCTGCTGGAGCTCGCCGACGACAGTGAAGTCGCCTCCCTGCTGGACGAGTTGACTCGGCGTCAAGAAGCAGGTGAGCTGGGCGCGGTGCAGGAGGTGGTCCCGGCCGCGCGCACCGTACTGCTGGACGGCGTGAGTGAACCGGACTCCCTGCTGCGGCAATTGGCCGACTGGCGACCCACCGCCGCACCGGCCGCCGACGGCCCGCTGGTGCAGGTGCCGACCGTGTACGACGGCGCGGACCTGGCCGAGGTCGCCGCCCGCTGGGGGGTGGACAGCGCCGAGGCTGCGCGCCTCCATTCCGGCTTCGAGTACCGGGTCGCCTTCTGCGGCTTCGCGCCGGGCTTCGCCTACCTGACCGGGCTGCCCGAGCGCCTGTCCGTCCCCCGCCGGTCCACCCCGCGCACCCGGGTTCCGGCCGGATCGGTGGCCCTGGCCGGGGCGTACACCGGCGTCTACCCGGGCGAATCCCCCGGCGGCTGGCAGCTGCTGGGCCGCACCGAGCTGCCGCTGTGGGATCCCGGGCGTGATCCGGCCGCGCTGCTCACCCCCGGCACCCGGGTGCGTTTCACGGAGGCGGCGTGA
- a CDS encoding protease pro-enzyme activation domain-containing protein codes for MKLPLRYAIGLLAAPLPILAVAVVPAQAAQPGTLALRGDVVPAVSQAARVGTLAASTSIQVTVSLAQRDQAGLQTFLKEVADPASAQYKHYLTVKQFADRFGAAPATVAQVSAYLKSHGLTVGKVTANGLTLSASGSAAQVQKAFGTTIATYRDGSGRTFYANAAAPVLPAGIAAAVTDVSGLSNYAVSHRNIAKAPQTSKASVQGYTPTQVRGAYNLTSSISAGYTGAGQTVALEEFSAFTQSDVTTYDKKFSLTPSTPVVVKSDGGTTDTSGEDEVELDIEVVQALAPGATIKVYEAPNSDAGEAAVYAQLVSDDVPDISTSWGQDEAAETASNRTALNTDFQEAAAQGQSIYAASGDSGSDDAGDGGTSVDFPASDPYVTGAGGTTLKITSSNGWSSEKAWSDSGGGVSSYFTTPSFQTPVNSGTYRAVPDVAADADPSTGWAIYTEGSWQEFGGTSAAAPNWAAFTAIYNDEAKAKGKSSLGFANASIYALAQSSNYKSAFHDVTSGSNGAYKAGTGYDKVTGWGSYNGGNFLSDELG; via the coding sequence GTGAAGTTGCCTCTCCGGTACGCCATCGGACTGCTCGCAGCACCCCTGCCGATCCTCGCTGTCGCCGTCGTCCCGGCCCAGGCCGCCCAGCCGGGCACCCTCGCCCTGCGCGGCGACGTGGTGCCGGCCGTGTCCCAGGCCGCCCGCGTCGGCACGCTGGCCGCGAGCACGTCGATACAGGTCACGGTCAGCCTCGCCCAGCGCGACCAGGCCGGCCTGCAGACCTTCCTCAAGGAGGTCGCGGACCCCGCTTCCGCGCAGTACAAGCACTACCTGACGGTCAAGCAGTTCGCGGACCGCTTCGGCGCGGCCCCGGCCACCGTCGCCCAGGTCAGCGCGTACCTGAAGTCCCACGGCCTGACTGTCGGCAAGGTCACCGCCAACGGCCTGACGCTGTCGGCCAGCGGCAGCGCCGCCCAGGTCCAGAAGGCGTTCGGCACCACCATCGCCACCTACCGGGACGGCTCCGGCCGGACCTTCTACGCCAACGCCGCCGCGCCGGTCCTGCCGGCCGGGATCGCCGCCGCCGTCACCGACGTCTCGGGCCTGTCCAACTACGCGGTCTCGCACCGGAACATCGCCAAGGCCCCGCAGACCTCCAAGGCCAGCGTCCAGGGGTACACCCCGACCCAGGTCCGCGGCGCCTACAACCTCACCTCCTCGATCAGCGCCGGCTACACCGGCGCGGGCCAGACCGTCGCGCTGGAGGAGTTCTCCGCCTTCACCCAGTCCGACGTCACCACCTACGACAAGAAGTTCTCGCTGACGCCGTCCACCCCGGTGGTCGTCAAGTCGGACGGCGGCACCACCGACACGTCCGGTGAGGACGAGGTCGAGCTGGACATCGAGGTCGTCCAGGCGCTCGCCCCCGGCGCCACCATCAAGGTCTACGAGGCGCCCAACAGCGACGCCGGCGAGGCCGCCGTCTACGCGCAGCTGGTCAGCGACGACGTCCCGGACATCTCCACCAGCTGGGGCCAGGACGAGGCCGCGGAGACCGCCAGCAACCGCACCGCCCTGAACACCGACTTCCAGGAGGCCGCCGCGCAGGGCCAGTCCATCTACGCGGCCTCCGGCGACAGCGGCTCCGACGACGCGGGCGACGGCGGCACCTCCGTCGACTTCCCGGCGTCCGACCCGTACGTCACCGGCGCGGGCGGCACCACCCTCAAGATCACCTCCTCCAACGGGTGGAGCTCCGAGAAGGCGTGGTCCGACAGCGGCGGCGGCGTCTCCTCCTACTTCACCACCCCGAGCTTCCAGACCCCGGTCAACAGCGGCACCTACCGCGCCGTTCCGGACGTCGCGGCCGACGCCGACCCGAGCACCGGCTGGGCGATCTACACCGAGGGCTCCTGGCAGGAGTTCGGCGGCACCAGCGCCGCCGCGCCCAACTGGGCCGCCTTCACCGCGATCTACAACGACGAGGCCAAGGCCAAGGGCAAGTCCTCGCTCGGCTTCGCCAACGCCAGCATCTACGCGCTGGCCCAGTCGTCCAACTACAAGAGCGCCTTCCACGACGTCACCAGCGGCAGCAACGGCGCCTACAAGGCGGGCACCGGCTACGACAAGGTGACCGGCTGGGGCTCCTACAACGGCGGCAACTTCCTCTCCGACGAACTCGGCTGA
- a CDS encoding biotin-dependent carboxyltransferase family protein, which yields MNRTAAGGRAARVLRSGPLTTVQDGGRTGVAALGVPRAGALDRPAHALANRLVGNAPDAAALETTLGGVALRALAPLVAAVTGAPSPVRVDGRPAAWGAPVRLAAGSVLEVGAATDGVRAYVALDGGVAVRPVLGSRSADLLSGLGPPPLAQGDVLPLGEPAGPPVRIEPLPLPAPPRELVLRLDPGPRDDWFSPGSLRLLAASGYTVAAASNRIGLRLQGPPLRRAPGRGELPSEGMVLGAVQVPPDGLPVVFLADHPTTGGYPVIGVVPAADLAAAAQAAPGISVRFAVTEQQRRR from the coding sequence GTGAACCGGACGGCGGCCGGGGGCCGGGCAGCGCGGGTGCTCCGGTCCGGGCCGCTGACGACCGTTCAGGACGGCGGCCGCACCGGCGTCGCCGCGCTCGGCGTGCCCCGGGCCGGGGCCCTGGACCGGCCCGCCCACGCGCTGGCCAACCGGCTGGTCGGCAACGCGCCGGACGCCGCCGCGCTGGAGACCACCCTCGGCGGGGTCGCCCTGCGCGCCCTCGCGCCGCTGGTGGCGGCGGTCACCGGCGCGCCCTCGCCGGTACGGGTGGACGGCAGGCCGGCGGCCTGGGGCGCGCCGGTACGGCTGGCGGCGGGCTCGGTCCTCGAGGTGGGCGCGGCCACCGACGGCGTACGCGCCTATGTGGCTCTGGACGGCGGGGTGGCCGTCCGGCCGGTCCTGGGCAGCCGCTCGGCCGACCTGCTCTCCGGCCTCGGGCCGCCGCCGCTGGCGCAGGGGGACGTCCTGCCGCTGGGCGAGCCTGCCGGACCGCCCGTCCGGATCGAGCCGCTGCCGCTGCCCGCGCCGCCGCGCGAACTGGTGCTGCGGCTGGACCCGGGCCCGCGCGACGACTGGTTCTCCCCGGGGTCGCTGCGGCTACTGGCGGCGTCCGGCTACACGGTCGCGGCCGCCAGCAACCGGATCGGGCTGCGGCTCCAGGGGCCGCCGCTGCGGCGCGCACCCGGGCGGGGCGAACTGCCCAGCGAGGGCATGGTGCTGGGCGCTGTGCAGGTGCCGCCGGACGGACTGCCGGTGGTCTTCCTCGCCGACCATCCGACCACCGGCGGCTACCCGGTGATCGGGGTGGTCCCGGCCGCCGACCTGGCCGCAGCCGCACAGGCCGCCCCCGGCATCTCCGTCCGCTTCGCGGTCACCGAGCAGCAGCGCCGCCGCTGA
- a CDS encoding LuxR family transcriptional regulator produces MTEISAPAHHGSRLPDSTPRTLRLQAPARAGAPTLYGRDELLAAARTALHPSAGLLFTGPDGIGRTALLDALAREAAADGSRILRCAPGPDDAALPHAALIDLLGPLPDGAHAHLPEYQHEALRSALLRGSRPGDGLDRLALRLAVAATLERTATTGPVLLVLDGIEHLDRASADVLAHVARHAPDLGVALAAARRTGPGADSGPDAGPDAAPDPLPPGAVELVVPALPDEAVAALLADGGHPPEPAALRRLLRLAAGNPGYARELARELARESARESTRAAARHTGRPEPAPADHGADRLEPPDAADPDDLPLPPGLRARLLRSAADLPPAARRALLLTATAARPSLGLLLAAGVVEPVADLAEAERRGLVRIAADGGLRLDHPLLAAALRADARAGERLAAHADLARAVTEPVERARHLALAHPYEDQRVAGALAEAAAAARRHGSADTAYRLAVLAVARTPAADSEDRHQRLLAAAAHAADAGRHDDARRAADRVLAETPDAASRVRARLALLETAGQALDDSGTLIEGGFADAQGDPALQARLHFWSAVRELLGGRTAGAAAEASRAVALAEQAASAPAPGTAARPGGPPADQPAELTRVDALGLLATVQSMRGRPNAADGALAAALRLAGPAASASLLRRRALADLDADRVAEARRRIAALADRGVATGAIQESLATLVAQVRIQARAGDCARAVATADRCTRLLDGAGMPSPLAHYAAALAETVGGSVPHAVALARTAVDGCAADGDRLFEIRALGVLGGAHLLTGEVHGAVEAAEALQRARELGAAMELADPDTVRRLADLAEALVLLGDHGEAQRVLAEAAGITAVWPRAWGEGALAALDRSAGLLLAALGRTEAAVESLRGSAERLRTVALPLDLARTLVSWAAVERRARRRSVARSVLAEAEQLCLAQEAYPLLARVRQERDRVDPGERVGGTTELTPSERRVAELVAGGATNREVAAVLCVSVKTVEGTLSRVYRKLGVRSRTGLVRADTHGHSGFTSVARVTPLIEGSRSF; encoded by the coding sequence GTGACAGAAATCAGCGCGCCCGCGCACCACGGTAGCCGCCTACCGGACTCCACCCCGCGCACCCTGCGGCTCCAGGCCCCCGCCCGGGCCGGCGCACCCACCCTGTACGGCCGGGACGAGCTGCTCGCCGCTGCCAGGACCGCGCTGCACCCCTCGGCCGGGCTCCTGTTCACCGGCCCGGACGGCATCGGCAGAACCGCGCTGCTCGACGCCCTCGCCCGGGAGGCCGCCGCCGACGGCAGCCGGATCCTGCGCTGCGCCCCCGGACCGGACGACGCCGCCCTGCCGCACGCGGCCCTGATCGACCTGCTCGGCCCGCTCCCCGACGGCGCCCACGCCCACCTGCCGGAGTACCAGCACGAGGCGCTGCGCTCGGCCCTGCTGCGCGGCAGCCGCCCGGGGGACGGCCTGGACCGGCTGGCCCTGCGGCTCGCGGTCGCGGCCACCCTCGAACGGACCGCCACCACCGGCCCGGTGCTGCTCGTCCTGGACGGGATCGAGCACCTCGACCGGGCCAGCGCCGACGTCCTCGCCCATGTCGCCCGCCATGCGCCCGACCTGGGCGTCGCGCTGGCCGCAGCCAGACGCACCGGCCCGGGTGCGGACTCCGGACCGGATGCCGGACCGGACGCCGCGCCCGACCCGCTGCCGCCCGGGGCGGTCGAGCTGGTCGTGCCCGCCCTGCCCGACGAGGCCGTCGCCGCCCTGCTCGCCGACGGCGGCCACCCCCCGGAACCCGCCGCGCTGCGGCGGCTGCTCCGGCTCGCCGCCGGGAACCCCGGCTACGCCCGGGAACTGGCCCGCGAACTGGCAAGGGAGTCGGCCCGGGAGTCCACCCGCGCCGCCGCCCGCCACACCGGCCGGCCGGAGCCCGCGCCCGCCGACCACGGCGCCGACCGCCTCGAGCCCCCCGACGCCGCCGACCCGGACGACCTGCCGCTGCCGCCCGGCCTGCGCGCCCGGCTGCTGCGTTCGGCCGCCGACCTGCCCCCGGCCGCCCGCAGAGCCCTGCTGCTGACCGCGACCGCCGCCCGGCCCAGCCTCGGACTGCTGCTCGCCGCGGGTGTCGTCGAGCCGGTGGCCGACCTGGCCGAGGCCGAGCGGCGCGGCCTGGTCCGGATCGCCGCCGACGGCGGACTGCGGCTGGACCACCCGCTCCTGGCCGCAGCCCTGCGCGCGGACGCCCGGGCCGGCGAGCGGCTGGCCGCGCACGCCGACCTCGCCCGGGCCGTCACCGAGCCGGTCGAGCGGGCCCGTCACCTGGCGCTCGCCCACCCGTACGAGGACCAGCGGGTGGCCGGGGCGCTGGCCGAGGCCGCGGCCGCGGCCCGCAGGCACGGCTCCGCCGACACCGCCTACCGGCTGGCCGTGCTCGCCGTCGCCCGCACCCCGGCGGCCGACTCCGAGGACCGCCACCAGCGGCTGCTGGCCGCCGCCGCCCACGCCGCCGACGCCGGCCGGCACGACGACGCCCGCCGCGCCGCCGACCGGGTCCTCGCCGAGACCCCCGACGCCGCCAGCCGCGTCCGCGCCCGGCTGGCGCTGCTGGAGACGGCCGGGCAGGCCCTGGACGACAGCGGCACGCTGATCGAGGGCGGCTTCGCCGACGCCCAGGGCGACCCCGCGCTCCAGGCCCGGCTGCACTTCTGGTCGGCCGTCAGGGAACTCCTCGGCGGGCGCACCGCCGGGGCCGCCGCCGAGGCCAGCCGGGCCGTGGCGCTGGCCGAGCAGGCGGCCTCCGCGCCCGCCCCGGGCACCGCGGCCCGGCCCGGCGGGCCGCCCGCCGACCAGCCCGCCGAGCTGACCCGGGTGGACGCCCTGGGCCTGCTGGCCACCGTCCAGTCCATGCGCGGACGCCCCAACGCCGCCGACGGCGCCCTGGCCGCGGCGCTGCGGCTGGCCGGGCCCGCCGCCAGCGCCTCGCTGCTGCGCCGCCGGGCCCTGGCCGACCTGGACGCCGACCGGGTGGCCGAGGCCCGGCGCCGGATCGCCGCCCTCGCCGACCGCGGCGTCGCCACCGGCGCCATCCAGGAGTCGCTGGCCACCCTGGTCGCCCAGGTCCGGATCCAGGCCCGGGCGGGGGACTGCGCCCGGGCCGTCGCCACCGCCGACCGCTGCACCCGGCTGCTCGACGGGGCGGGCATGCCCTCGCCGCTGGCCCACTACGCGGCGGCGCTGGCGGAGACCGTCGGCGGCAGCGTCCCGCACGCGGTGGCGCTGGCCCGGACCGCCGTGGACGGCTGCGCGGCCGACGGCGACCGGCTGTTCGAGATCCGCGCCCTGGGCGTCCTCGGCGGCGCGCACCTGCTGACCGGCGAGGTGCACGGCGCGGTCGAGGCCGCCGAGGCGCTCCAGCGCGCCCGCGAACTGGGCGCGGCCATGGAGCTCGCCGACCCGGACACCGTCCGCCGGCTGGCCGACCTGGCCGAGGCGCTGGTGCTGCTCGGCGACCACGGCGAGGCCCAGCGGGTGCTGGCGGAGGCGGCCGGCATCACCGCCGTGTGGCCGCGCGCCTGGGGCGAGGGCGCGCTGGCCGCCCTCGACCGCTCCGCCGGGCTGCTGCTGGCCGCCCTGGGCCGCACCGAAGCGGCGGTGGAGTCGCTGCGCGGCTCCGCCGAGCGGCTGCGTACGGTCGCGCTGCCGCTGGACCTGGCCCGCACCCTGGTCAGTTGGGCCGCGGTCGAACGCCGGGCCCGGCGCCGGTCGGTGGCCCGCTCGGTGCTGGCCGAGGCCGAGCAGCTGTGCCTGGCCCAGGAGGCGTACCCGCTGCTGGCCCGCGTCCGGCAGGAGCGCGATCGCGTCGATCCCGGCGAACGCGTGGGCGGGACAACGGAACTGACGCCCAGTGAGCGCCGAGTGGCGGAGCTGGTCGCGGGCGGCGCCACCAACCGCGAGGTGGCGGCGGTGCTCTGCGTCAGCGTCAAGACCGTGGAGGGCACGCTCTCCCGGGTGTACCGCAAGCTCGGGGTGCGCTCGCGGACCGGCCTGGTACGTGCGGACACGCACGGACACAGTGGGTTCACATCGGTGGCAAGGGTTACCCCGCTTATCGAGGGCTCCCGTTCTTTCTAG